A window of the Sporosarcina sp. FSL K6-2383 genome harbors these coding sequences:
- the pseB gene encoding UDP-N-acetylglucosamine 4,6-dehydratase (inverting), whose translation MLQDKTILVTGGTGSFGKKFIGKILEGNVKKVIVFSRDELKQYEMAQEFKDSRLRFFIGDVRDKERLSRAFDGVDIVIHAAAMKHVEACEYNPFEAVKTNIYGAQNIIEVAIDRGVEKVIALSTDKAAAPVNLYGATKLASDKLFVAANSYVGEKHTKFSVVRYGNVVGSRGSVIPFFAKMKETGRLPVTDERMTRFWITLDKGVEFVLDNLERMQGGEIFVPKIPSMNIMDLAKAFGSECEIDIVGIRPGEKLHEVMITLDDARHTVEFDDYYTIVPEFSWWGSKVQTGDKVSEGFVYSSETNTAWLTVSELKKMIEEQSV comes from the coding sequence ATGTTGCAGGATAAAACGATATTAGTAACTGGTGGAACTGGCTCTTTCGGTAAGAAATTCATCGGTAAAATATTAGAGGGAAATGTGAAAAAAGTAATCGTCTTCAGCCGTGATGAACTAAAACAATATGAAATGGCACAGGAATTCAAAGACTCACGCCTGCGTTTCTTTATAGGAGATGTACGGGATAAGGAGCGGCTTAGTCGCGCATTCGATGGTGTAGACATTGTCATCCATGCAGCTGCGATGAAACATGTTGAAGCATGCGAGTACAATCCATTTGAAGCCGTAAAAACGAATATTTATGGGGCTCAAAATATTATTGAAGTCGCAATTGACCGGGGTGTGGAAAAAGTCATTGCACTAAGTACCGATAAAGCAGCCGCGCCAGTCAATCTTTATGGTGCAACAAAACTAGCATCTGATAAACTTTTTGTTGCAGCTAACTCTTATGTGGGAGAGAAACATACCAAGTTCTCCGTCGTGCGTTATGGGAATGTCGTTGGCAGCCGCGGTAGTGTTATTCCGTTCTTTGCTAAGATGAAGGAGACGGGTAGACTTCCGGTTACAGATGAACGGATGACTCGTTTTTGGATTACACTCGATAAAGGTGTAGAATTTGTTCTCGATAACTTAGAAAGAATGCAAGGTGGAGAAATTTTTGTGCCTAAAATTCCAAGTATGAATATTATGGATCTGGCGAAAGCATTTGGATCCGAATGTGAAATTGATATTGTAGGAATTCGTCCAGGGGAAAAATTACATGAAGTGATGATCACATTGGACGATGCAAGGCATACGGTTGAATTTGACGATTATTATACAATTGTTCCGGAATTTTCTTGGTGGGGTAGTAAAGTACAAACAGGTGATAAAGTCTCGGAAGGATTTGTCTATTCAAGTGAAACAAATACTGCATGGTTGACGGTGAGCGAATTAAAGAAAATGATTGAGGAGCAATCGGTATGA
- the csrA gene encoding carbon storage regulator CsrA: protein MLVLSRKVNETIKIGDDIEIRILEVKGDTIRIGVDAPKSVDILRGELVLSISETNTEATALDSSLFSQLTKKK, encoded by the coding sequence ATGCTTGTACTTTCAAGAAAAGTGAACGAAACCATCAAAATCGGTGACGACATCGAAATTCGTATACTTGAAGTAAAAGGGGATACCATACGTATCGGTGTTGATGCACCGAAATCTGTTGATATCCTACGAGGGGAGTTGGTGCTCTCTATTTCTGAAACGAATACAGAGGCAACAGCACTTGATAGCTCATTATTTTCACAACTAACAAAGAAAAAATAA
- a CDS encoding flagellar assembly protein FliW — protein MQIQTKFHGELTIQPDQIWNLPKGLPGFENENQFTLLPIEGNGIFQVLQSTQTPTTAFIVANPYTLVDDYSFDVDEPTVNLLSIESEQDVFILSVISLKDPFESSTINLQAPLIFQSITKKARQMILNDNKYSLRHPIGTLTAEKGGN, from the coding sequence ATGCAAATCCAAACAAAATTTCACGGCGAACTCACCATCCAACCTGACCAAATATGGAACCTTCCAAAAGGATTGCCAGGCTTCGAGAACGAAAATCAATTCACGCTACTACCAATTGAAGGGAATGGCATATTCCAAGTCTTACAATCTACTCAAACACCAACTACAGCATTTATCGTCGCGAACCCATACACGCTAGTCGATGATTATAGCTTTGACGTCGATGAACCAACCGTTAATCTACTAAGCATCGAAAGTGAACAAGACGTCTTTATACTCAGCGTCATCTCACTCAAAGATCCATTCGAATCATCAACCATCAACTTACAAGCACCACTTATTTTCCAATCAATTACAAAAAAGGCAAGACAAATGATCTTGAACGACAACAAATACTCATTACGTCATCCAATCGGTACACTAACGGCCGAAAAAGGGGGCAACTAA
- a CDS encoding GDSL-type esterase/lipase family protein, with amino-acid sequence MKKIMILGDSLSLPRPENFHTFDPFESLSLGVEFDETYPYLLQKNLSDYYVINRSVRASTIKQIYNRDRSDHIFLTKPDVVIVHVGIVDLWPRVELNGRSYLSETEFATYYIKLLSEADILTSTRVICIGIAPTSLKMSSKYPGVQDAIEKFNEIIKSICSLKEEYSFIDLSNVFTVEHSEELLMKDGHHLNPKGNKIIAQKLIEMLEDSEERSPQVEKNVSTNLMTLHIKDMFVNQSYFFDIDCIKHHEKVIIYGAGELGKSIYRRLLERKIVVEAFIDQNQAGKFLGVPIIPIDVIDKSKLLNLDKVIIASYQFRDEMFEELNKRGIGQGKTLTYSNQITVSIKKMYEMIEVCKYESE; translated from the coding sequence ATGAAAAAAATAATGATACTTGGTGATTCGTTATCCTTACCAAGACCTGAAAATTTCCATACATTTGACCCCTTTGAAAGTTTGTCTTTAGGTGTTGAATTTGATGAAACTTATCCTTACTTATTACAAAAAAACTTAAGTGATTATTATGTTATCAACCGAAGTGTAAGAGCTTCAACGATAAAACAAATCTATAATCGGGATCGGTCAGATCATATATTTTTAACAAAGCCAGATGTTGTTATTGTCCATGTTGGAATTGTTGATTTATGGCCTAGAGTAGAATTAAACGGGCGTAGCTATTTAAGTGAAACTGAATTTGCAACTTATTATATTAAGTTACTCAGTGAGGCAGATATTCTTACATCTACAAGAGTTATTTGTATAGGTATTGCGCCAACTTCGTTGAAGATGAGTAGTAAATATCCGGGTGTACAGGACGCTATAGAAAAATTCAATGAAATAATAAAAAGTATATGCTCATTAAAAGAAGAATATTCATTCATAGACTTATCCAACGTATTTACTGTTGAACATTCAGAAGAACTATTAATGAAAGATGGACATCACTTAAATCCAAAAGGTAATAAAATAATCGCTCAAAAGCTAATCGAGATGTTAGAAGATAGCGAAGAAAGAAGCCCTCAAGTTGAAAAAAACGTTTCTACTAACCTAATGACACTCCATATTAAAGATATGTTTGTTAACCAGTCATACTTTTTTGATATAGATTGTATTAAGCATCATGAAAAAGTAATAATTTATGGTGCGGGCGAACTTGGTAAATCTATTTATCGACGTTTGTTAGAACGAAAAATAGTGGTAGAAGCATTTATTGATCAAAATCAAGCGGGAAAGTTTTTAGGAGTACCAATTATTCCGATTGATGTTATAGATAAATCTAAGTTATTAAATCTAGATAAAGTAATTATTGCATCGTACCAATTTAGAGATGAAATGTTTGAAGAATTAAATAAACGTGGAATTGGACAGGGAAAAACACTGACTTATTCAAATCAAATAACAGTCTCAATAAAAAAAATGTATGAAATGATTGAGGTATGTAAATATGAATCTGAATAA
- a CDS encoding LegC family aminotransferase has product MNEQWITFANSIKEIYQKDFVPLHEPTFDETEIDYVTDCIKSGWVSSVGKYVDRFEQELAEFTGVKRVVAVVNGTAALQIALKVAGVQAGDEVFMPSLTFVATANAASYLQAVPHFVDVSEKTLGLDPIKLEEHIKDIGEVKSGQLTNKHTGRIIRAVVPMHTFGHPVDLDPLIEVCERYNLVLAEDAAESLGSYYKGKHTGGFGRVSALSFNGNKIMTTGGGGAILTNDDKLADYAKHITTTAKVPHRWAYEHDEIGYNYRMPNINAALGCAQLRKIREFIEQKREITSIYEEMIEKLDGVRFVKEPANSTSNYWLQTIRIGSIHDRDTVLDFLNDNGVMSRPIWTPMHELEPFKNMPKDDLSTTNRLKRTLINLPSTPMKVK; this is encoded by the coding sequence ATGAATGAGCAATGGATTACCTTTGCGAATAGCATAAAAGAGATATATCAAAAAGATTTTGTTCCACTTCATGAACCGACTTTCGATGAAACTGAAATTGACTATGTAACAGATTGTATAAAGTCAGGCTGGGTTTCTTCAGTAGGAAAATATGTGGATCGTTTTGAGCAGGAGTTAGCGGAGTTTACAGGTGTGAAGCGTGTAGTTGCTGTTGTCAATGGTACTGCAGCGCTTCAGATAGCTTTAAAAGTCGCGGGGGTACAAGCAGGAGATGAAGTGTTTATGCCTTCTCTAACGTTTGTTGCAACAGCTAATGCGGCTTCATATTTGCAGGCTGTCCCACATTTTGTAGATGTAAGTGAAAAAACACTTGGACTAGATCCGATAAAACTTGAAGAGCATATTAAGGATATTGGAGAAGTGAAAAGCGGACAATTGACGAATAAGCACACAGGTAGAATTATCCGGGCAGTCGTACCAATGCATACATTTGGTCATCCAGTTGACCTTGATCCTTTAATTGAAGTATGTGAGCGTTATAATCTTGTGCTTGCCGAAGATGCTGCTGAATCACTTGGTTCTTATTATAAAGGAAAGCACACAGGTGGTTTTGGGCGTGTGAGTGCGCTCAGTTTCAATGGTAATAAAATTATGACAACAGGCGGCGGCGGAGCCATTTTAACGAATGATGATAAACTCGCCGATTATGCGAAACATATTACGACAACAGCGAAAGTTCCACATCGCTGGGCATATGAGCATGATGAAATTGGTTATAATTATAGAATGCCAAATATTAATGCAGCACTTGGTTGTGCACAATTACGAAAAATTCGGGAGTTCATTGAACAAAAGAGGGAGATTACTTCTATATATGAAGAAATGATTGAAAAATTGGATGGAGTTAGGTTTGTAAAAGAGCCAGCCAATTCGACAAGTAATTATTGGCTACAAACAATCCGAATAGGTTCAATTCATGATCGTGATACTGTTTTGGATTTTTTAAACGACAATGGTGTGATGTCACGCCCGATTTGGACGCCGATGCATGAATTAGAGCCATTCAAAAATATGCCAAAAGATGATTTGTCTACAACAAATCGCCTGAAACGAACTTTGATAAATCTCCCGAGTACACCAATGAAAGTGAAGTGA
- the neuC gene encoding UDP-N-acetylglucosamine 2-epimerase: MISLRRKICVVTGTRAEYGLLYWLMKEIQQDVELELQLVVTGMHLSPEFGLTYKQIEEDGFIIDEKVEMLLSGDTPSAIAKSIGLGTIGFADTFTRLQPDILVLLGDRFEALSAAQTAVIHRIPIAHLHGGELTEGLIDEPIRHSLTKMSHLHFTAAEPYRKRVIQMGEQPDRVFNVGATGIDGIKKTTLLSKEELSESLQFELERYFLITLHPTTLENQTGLKHVELLLKVLDEYEDYQLIFTKTNADTEGRVINERIEAYVGANPTRARLYDSLGQVRYLSALKHCKVVIGNSSSGLIEAPVFHKPTINIGDRQRGRLKAISVIDSRFEYQEIVETINKAISSDFKLSIENMELPYGEGETAKKIYSILKEVNLKNLVKKVFFDIEDIK, encoded by the coding sequence GTGATTTCTTTGCGCCGTAAAATATGTGTCGTTACAGGTACAAGAGCGGAGTATGGATTGCTGTATTGGTTGATGAAAGAAATACAGCAAGATGTTGAGCTTGAATTGCAGTTAGTCGTTACCGGTATGCATCTTTCGCCCGAATTTGGTTTAACATATAAGCAAATTGAAGAAGATGGATTTATCATTGATGAAAAAGTAGAAATGTTATTATCAGGAGACACGCCTTCAGCAATTGCAAAATCAATTGGACTTGGAACAATTGGGTTTGCGGATACTTTCACAAGATTACAGCCCGATATATTGGTTTTACTTGGTGATCGTTTTGAAGCACTCTCTGCTGCACAAACAGCTGTGATTCATCGGATACCTATTGCACATCTACATGGCGGTGAACTAACAGAAGGGCTCATTGATGAACCGATCCGTCATTCACTCACAAAAATGTCTCATCTTCATTTTACGGCAGCAGAACCATATAGAAAACGAGTTATCCAGATGGGGGAGCAGCCAGATCGAGTATTTAATGTAGGGGCAACAGGTATTGACGGAATAAAAAAGACTACATTATTAAGTAAAGAAGAACTGTCTGAGTCTTTACAATTTGAACTTGAGCGCTATTTCTTGATTACCTTACATCCAACTACATTAGAAAATCAAACTGGTCTTAAACATGTGGAATTGTTACTAAAAGTTTTAGATGAATATGAAGACTATCAGCTTATATTTACAAAAACCAATGCAGATACAGAAGGCAGAGTTATTAATGAAAGAATAGAAGCTTATGTAGGAGCAAATCCAACGCGTGCAAGATTATATGACTCGTTGGGACAAGTTCGCTATTTAAGTGCATTAAAACATTGCAAAGTTGTTATAGGAAACTCATCTAGTGGATTAATAGAGGCTCCAGTCTTTCATAAGCCTACAATAAATATTGGAGATCGGCAGCGTGGTCGATTAAAAGCTATTTCTGTGATTGACAGTCGGTTTGAATATCAAGAGATTGTGGAAACTATTAATAAAGCTATTTCTTCAGACTTTAAATTATCTATTGAAAATATGGAACTACCGTATGGTGAAGGTGAAACGGCTAAAAAAATCTATTCTATACTTAAAGAAGTTAATTTGAAGAATTTGGTAAAAAAAGTGTTTTTTGATATTGAGGACATAAAATGA
- a CDS encoding NAD-dependent 4,6-dehydratase LegB: protein MNLNKYKVLVTGADGFIGSHLTEELVRQGYKVRAFVYYNSFNSWGWLDQSSSEIKQNLDVFAGDIRDPHGVKEAMKGCTHVLNLAALIAIPYSYHSPDTYVDTNIKGTLNVVQAARELGIEKVVHTSTSEVYGTAQYVPIDEDHPLQGQSPYSATKIAADQMALSFYRSFDTPVSIIRPFNTYGPRQSARAVIPTIIGQLAAGRSTIKLGAISPTRDFNYVKDTVNGFISVMNSDKSVGEVINIGSNYEVSIGETAEMIADIMNVNLTIETDEQRLRPDKSEVERLWADNQKAKDLLGWTPDYGGKEGFRHGLEETIEWFTNSRNLASYKTDVYNI, encoded by the coding sequence ATGAATCTGAATAAATATAAAGTTTTGGTAACAGGGGCAGATGGTTTTATAGGTTCCCATTTAACTGAAGAACTCGTTCGACAAGGTTATAAGGTCCGTGCATTCGTCTATTATAATTCCTTCAACTCCTGGGGGTGGTTGGACCAATCATCCTCTGAAATTAAGCAAAACCTAGATGTTTTCGCGGGGGATATTCGTGATCCACATGGTGTGAAAGAAGCAATGAAAGGATGCACACACGTCCTTAACCTAGCTGCTCTCATTGCTATACCTTATTCATATCACTCACCTGACACATATGTTGACACGAATATTAAAGGAACTTTAAATGTCGTTCAAGCAGCACGGGAGTTAGGAATCGAAAAAGTTGTTCATACATCTACGAGTGAAGTCTATGGTACAGCGCAATATGTCCCTATCGATGAGGATCATCCGCTTCAAGGACAGTCTCCTTATTCAGCAACAAAAATAGCAGCAGATCAAATGGCGCTATCGTTCTATCGTTCATTTGATACACCAGTGTCAATCATACGCCCGTTTAATACATACGGCCCACGTCAATCGGCACGTGCAGTCATTCCGACAATCATTGGTCAATTAGCAGCTGGAAGGTCAACTATCAAGTTAGGTGCAATTAGTCCAACGCGTGATTTTAACTATGTAAAAGACACAGTGAATGGCTTTATTTCTGTAATGAATAGTGATAAATCTGTTGGAGAAGTTATAAATATCGGATCTAACTATGAAGTGTCAATTGGCGAAACAGCAGAAATGATTGCGGATATTATGAATGTCAATTTAACAATTGAAACAGACGAACAGCGTCTCCGTCCAGATAAAAGTGAAGTAGAGCGTCTGTGGGCTGACAATCAAAAGGCGAAAGACTTACTTGGTTGGACACCTGATTATGGTGGAAAAGAAGGCTTTAGGCATGGTCTAGAAGAAACAATTGAATGGTTTACAAATTCCCGAAATCTAGCCTCCTATAAAACGGATGTGTATAACATATGA
- a CDS encoding flagellin, whose product MRINHNIAALNTHRQLTTNNNSASKNLEKLSSGLKINRAGDDAAGLAISEKMRNQIRGMEQASTNAQDGISLIQTAEGALNETHAMLQRMAELYTKAGNETLTAEDNDKIQAEITQLTEQIGDIASQTKFNTKELLSSGAATATPTLTFQVGANEGETIKLDLKSASVNGLGLNGLQTLVSGNAGATANLTIVQEAINTVSEIRSNLGAVQNRLEHTINNLGASTENLTAAESRIRDVDMAKEMMEFTKNNILTQAAQAMLAQANQQPQGVLQLLR is encoded by the coding sequence ATGAGAATTAATCACAACATCGCAGCACTTAACACACACCGTCAGTTAACTACGAACAACAATTCAGCTTCTAAAAACTTGGAGAAACTATCTTCAGGTCTTAAAATCAACCGTGCAGGAGACGACGCAGCAGGTCTTGCAATTTCTGAAAAAATGCGTAACCAAATCCGCGGTATGGAGCAAGCTTCTACAAACGCACAAGACGGAATTTCACTTATACAAACAGCTGAAGGTGCATTGAACGAAACACACGCAATGCTACAACGTATGGCTGAGTTGTATACAAAAGCAGGTAACGAAACACTCACAGCAGAGGATAACGATAAAATTCAAGCTGAAATTACACAATTAACAGAACAAATTGGCGATATTGCATCACAAACTAAATTTAACACAAAAGAGCTTCTATCTTCGGGCGCTGCTACTGCTACTCCTACACTTACGTTCCAAGTTGGAGCTAATGAAGGAGAAACTATTAAACTCGATCTTAAGAGTGCTTCAGTTAACGGTTTAGGACTAAATGGTTTACAAACATTGGTTAGTGGTAATGCAGGAGCAACAGCTAATCTAACTATAGTTCAGGAAGCTATCAATACAGTATCTGAAATTCGTTCAAACCTAGGGGCAGTTCAAAACCGTCTTGAGCACACAATCAACAACCTTGGAGCTTCTACAGAAAACCTAACGGCTGCAGAATCACGTATCCGTGACGTTGATATGGCGAAAGAAATGATGGAGTTCACGAAGAACAACATCCTTACTCAAGCAGCACAAGCAATGTTGGCTCAAGCAAATCAGCAGCCACAAGGCGTTTTACAACTTCTTCGTTAA
- a CDS encoding UDP binding domain-containing protein → MASNKYSATSLIDCVRDANAVLLVTEWEEFIEADWTTIHKLVKEQIIFDGRNA, encoded by the coding sequence ATTGCATCCAATAAATACAGTGCTACTTCACTAATAGACTGTGTGCGAGATGCTAACGCGGTACTTCTTGTGACGGAATGGGAGGAGTTTATAGAAGCCGACTGGACCACAATTCATAAACTAGTAAAGGAACAAATTATTTTCGATGGTCGGAATGCCTGA
- a CDS encoding 6-hydroxymethylpterin diphosphokinase MptE-like protein yields the protein MVSRKIEQLSSKNGLPILQVEHEGRKLFIHSKYDPVKEAEQILSKYEGQIDQFNHFLFYGVGLGYHVKSFMERYPDKIVSTYEPIVEVAEACTAAMADTKLPISKLKYAFVENESEDMERHLYTLSNHLSQNVLLIVLPTYQSFLKEDVLRFIGKFKEIVEEKKITLHTNDFFSKRWTINSLMNLPSTFENPNFLLEHKDTFRDKPVILVAAGPSLNEEMDNLRTIKEQGTAYIFAVGSANKALIAQGIHPDAVFTYDPQSHNYTVFQPIIDEGIQTIPLIYGTSVGFETIERYPGPKFHFLTAQDTITQLFHETVLPVIKDAYSIAIVTLELLYHLQVRKIILVGQNFAFKNDLFYSEEIARYDKELKTLSDASVQKDDLKYSFTVPDIHGNEVLTNKKFNNMRELMEKYIVQNPQIPVVNTTRGGAAIAGTTYHSLTQLMAQELTESIVTKGWYEQGQSLPISMQTIKELKRLQQDIATYIKQNEDLFEHFSDIEKSIDKLNRDQIHKRLAKLDELMRKLTANTVYERIIYPITRNLFERLGNEVEIMRDMEPTKEKLVKIVNLFAQYLHSCREVYKEVALIIQTVVCPAFIHEVDKKEWVATSGMFEYKGEWEKQNSPKEQMPADLTEDEKGEWHERKRLEDKIDFPISSIRTTEKNASFTFRFSGTSLTLYGTNHAKGILKLRVIIDNKITNLTMKDGIDEKLYGSFIYQELFQTTHLKDGLHIVTLELLSDNVDFSFQGIEIDKSGRAYHIDEVTTTAELVIGKRIRCHYKATYNTVGEFSGFGEESESFLSVEASANPDGDFYFIMVDEVDGEKKLIADRCLQNYISWEVLRKEEVLNSKRKTQLNVGMVGTISLMSGGSLSVDDVKNDWDEFIGKGQKSFYLDQLVWLKEELGCHPVTRVSHILVRGNYEEYDEYNFKSLATATNIVENIGFLPMVMIKR from the coding sequence ATGGTTTCCAGGAAAATTGAACAGCTAAGCAGTAAAAATGGGCTCCCTATTTTGCAAGTAGAGCATGAAGGAAGAAAATTATTTATTCATAGCAAATACGATCCTGTAAAAGAAGCAGAGCAAATTTTGAGTAAATATGAAGGGCAAATTGATCAGTTCAATCACTTCTTGTTTTATGGTGTTGGTTTGGGCTATCATGTGAAATCATTTATGGAGCGCTATCCAGATAAAATTGTATCTACATATGAGCCAATTGTGGAAGTTGCGGAGGCATGTACTGCTGCGATGGCAGATACAAAACTACCGATTTCTAAGTTGAAATATGCTTTTGTGGAAAATGAATCGGAAGATATGGAGCGCCATCTATATACCCTTTCGAATCATTTGTCACAAAACGTTTTATTAATTGTTCTTCCAACGTATCAGAGTTTCCTAAAAGAAGATGTACTACGTTTTATTGGGAAGTTTAAAGAAATTGTCGAAGAAAAGAAAATAACATTACATACAAATGATTTTTTCTCGAAAAGATGGACCATTAATTCACTTATGAATTTACCATCGACATTTGAAAATCCTAATTTTCTTTTGGAACACAAAGACACTTTTCGTGATAAACCTGTCATTCTTGTAGCGGCTGGCCCTTCGTTAAACGAAGAAATGGATAATTTACGTACAATCAAAGAACAAGGAACAGCCTATATTTTTGCAGTTGGCTCAGCCAATAAAGCACTTATTGCTCAGGGAATACACCCCGACGCAGTATTCACATATGACCCGCAATCGCATAACTATACCGTGTTCCAACCGATTATTGACGAAGGGATTCAAACGATTCCACTGATTTATGGAACAAGTGTCGGTTTTGAAACCATTGAGCGTTACCCAGGCCCGAAATTTCATTTCTTGACAGCACAAGACACAATTACTCAATTGTTCCATGAAACAGTGCTTCCAGTCATCAAGGATGCCTATTCCATTGCGATTGTAACACTAGAACTACTTTATCATTTACAAGTGAGAAAAATCATTCTTGTCGGTCAAAACTTTGCATTCAAGAATGATTTATTCTATTCAGAAGAAATCGCAAGATATGATAAAGAGTTAAAAACCCTTTCAGACGCCAGTGTGCAAAAAGATGATTTGAAATACTCATTTACTGTTCCTGATATCCACGGCAATGAAGTTTTAACCAATAAAAAATTCAACAATATGAGAGAACTTATGGAGAAATATATTGTGCAAAATCCGCAAATTCCTGTCGTTAACACAACGAGGGGGGGAGCTGCTATCGCAGGTACAACTTATCACTCACTCACTCAACTGATGGCACAAGAGTTGACAGAATCAATTGTAACAAAAGGTTGGTATGAGCAAGGACAATCGCTACCAATATCGATGCAGACTATAAAAGAACTGAAAAGGTTGCAACAAGATATAGCTACTTATATAAAGCAGAATGAAGATTTATTTGAACATTTTTCAGATATTGAGAAATCTATCGACAAACTAAATAGAGATCAGATTCACAAACGTCTTGCGAAATTAGACGAATTGATGCGGAAACTAACAGCAAACACTGTCTATGAGCGTATCATTTATCCAATTACCCGAAACCTCTTTGAACGATTAGGAAACGAAGTCGAAATTATGCGGGACATGGAACCGACAAAAGAAAAACTTGTGAAGATCGTTAATCTGTTTGCACAGTATTTGCATAGTTGTCGTGAAGTTTACAAAGAAGTAGCGCTAATTATTCAGACAGTAGTTTGTCCAGCATTTATACACGAAGTTGATAAAAAAGAATGGGTTGCTACAAGTGGAATGTTTGAATATAAAGGTGAGTGGGAGAAACAAAATTCTCCAAAAGAACAAATGCCAGCTGATTTAACGGAAGACGAGAAAGGAGAATGGCATGAAAGAAAACGACTTGAAGATAAAATCGATTTTCCGATTTCAAGTATAAGAACAACTGAAAAAAATGCTTCATTCACCTTCCGTTTTAGTGGAACTTCGCTAACTTTGTATGGAACGAATCATGCAAAAGGAATATTAAAGCTAAGGGTAATTATCGACAACAAGATTACGAATCTCACAATGAAAGATGGTATAGATGAAAAGCTATATGGTTCATTTATATACCAAGAGTTATTCCAGACTACTCATTTAAAAGATGGTCTACATATTGTTACTTTAGAATTGTTATCTGACAATGTCGATTTTTCATTTCAAGGTATTGAAATTGATAAAAGCGGTCGAGCTTATCATATCGATGAAGTCACAACTACTGCTGAACTTGTGATAGGCAAACGGATACGTTGTCATTACAAAGCAACGTATAATACAGTGGGTGAATTTTCTGGATTTGGCGAAGAGTCGGAATCATTCTTATCAGTTGAAGCATCTGCTAATCCTGATGGGGATTTTTATTTTATTATGGTGGACGAGGTAGACGGGGAGAAGAAGCTGATTGCGGATCGTTGCCTACAAAATTATATATCATGGGAAGTATTGAGGAAAGAAGAGGTTCTTAATAGCAAGAGAAAAACACAGTTAAACGTCGGAATGGTTGGAACAATCAGTTTGATGTCTGGTGGAAGCTTATCAGTAGATGATGTAAAGAATGATTGGGACGAATTTATTGGAAAGGGTCAAAAATCTTTCTATTTGGATCAATTGGTTTGGTTAAAAGAGGAGCTGGGTTGTCACCCTGTAACTAGGGTTTCTCATATTTTGGTTAGAGGAAATTATGAAGAGTATGACGAATATAATTTCAAATCATTGGCAACGGCAACGAATATAGTTGAGAATATCGGGTTTTTGCCAATGGTAATGATAAAAAGGTGA